The following nucleotide sequence is from Deinococcota bacterium.
TGCCGATGACCTCGGCGCTGAGCTCGAGCCCCTCTTGGCTGCGCACGCCGCGCTCGTCCATGAAGCGCTCCAGGGCGTCCAGGTCTTCCTCGAGTTCTTCCTTGGCCGCGCGGAAGTCTTCGCCTTCTAAGCTGGAAAAGAGGCTGGTGAGCTGCCAGTGGGGCAGGGTAGCAGCCTGTTGAGAGCTGGCCTTGCTGTGGGGGGGAGGGGGTGTTTGCGTCATGTTTGCCTTTCCCGGTTGGGACCGCGTCAACCGTTCTGCTGTCAACCGTTCTACGGGGCGCGCGAAGGTCGCGGCCGGATGGAAGTGAAGGCCAGTCTAACAAGCCCCGCTGCGCAGGGTCGTGCCCTAGGAGGCGCGGCCGCCGAAGGCGGGCCAGGAGCCGCCCAGCCCCAGCCAGGCCTCGACCATGTCGGTGGGCGGCTCGGCCTCAAAGGCGATGGGCGTGTTGTCGCGGGGGTGCGGCAGGGTGAGGCGGAAGGCGTGCAGCGCTTGCCGAGGGATAACCGCCGAGGGCCGGCCGTAGACCTTGTCGCCGACGACGGCCGCGCCCAGGTGCGCGAGGTGCACGCGGATCTGGTGGGTGCGCCCGGTGTGAGGTTTGGCCCGCACCAGCAGGCTCTGCTGCCCATGCCCCGGCGCCCGCCCCAAGACCCAGAAGTAGGTGCTGGCCTTGCGCGGGTTGATGCCGCCTACCGTCATCTTCCGACGTTCCAGCGGGTGCCGGCCGATGGGCGCGTCGACCAGCACCTCGCTTGGCATCTCGCCGCCGGCGAGCGCCACGTACTCCTTTTCGGTGAGGCGCTTTTTGAAGGAGTTGGCGAGGTGGCGGTGGGCCGCGTCGTGCTTGGCGATGACCATGATACCCGAGGTGTCCTTGTCGAGCCGGTGCACGATGCCGGGGCGGTAGTCCTCTTCGAGCGGGTCGCTCTGCCGTTCCCTCGAGAGCTCGATGCGGCCCAAGAGCGCGTTGACGACCGTGCCCGTGCGCAGGCTGGCGGTGGGGTGGGCGGTCAGGCCGGGCGGCTTGTTGATGACCGCCATATCCTCGTCCTGGTAGAGGATGTCTAAAGGGATGTCCTCGGCCTCGACGTGCATGGGCCTGGGCGGCGGCACCAGCACCGAGACGATCTCGCGGCCGGTCAGTTTCAAGGACGGCTTGCTCACCGGGCGGCCGTCGAGCTGCACGTAGCCGTCGCTGACGAGCTCCTTGGCGCGGGTGCGGCTGAACTCGAGCGCCGCGGCGATAGCCACGTCGAGGCGTTCCTCGGCCGGCGCTTCAAAAACCCTGATGTCCACGCCCTTATTCTACGCCTCTAGGCTAAACCCCGGGCTGACGAGCCTGGGCGAGGGAGCGCGCTAGAGTATGGTCTGCTGGGGGCGCGACCCGGAGAGCCCTTGACCCTGTTGGAACCGCCCTCTTTTGGAACCGCGCCCTTATGCCCTTATACCCTTATGCTTCGGCTTCGCCTATGCTTCGTCGGCGGCGGTCTTGATGGCGTTTTGCGAGCTGTGGTCAAACGCTTCGCGCAAAACCGGGATGTGCTCGACCAACGTGGTGAAGTCCTGGCGGGCCATGCTGAGCACCGTGGTATCGACGGTCGCGCGGACCGTCCCGGTGCGCTTTACCTCGTAGAGCAGCGCGACCTCGCCGAAGTAGCGGCCGGGCCCGAGGCGGGCGACTTGCTCCTCACCGCCATCCGCCGCCCTGCGCAAGACCTCGACCTCGCCTTCGTTGACGATGTAGAAGCGACTGCCCGGCTCGCCCTCGCGGATGATGGTGTCGCCGGCGGCAAAGCGCAGTGGGATGATGCTGTCGCTTCGCGCGATGCGCAGTTGGGTCATGTCCGGGGGGAACAGGGTCGCGGAGAGCCAGTCCATGAGGAAGGCGAAGCGGCGCTTCCAGCTGTGCAAGAAGGTCATGATGGTGAGGCGCCAGACGGCCGCCGCCAAGACGCCCTCGAGCGGTACCCCCCACAGCTGCGCCACCCCGTAGTTGGTGGTGAGCAGGGCCGCGTCCCCGAGGTTGACGGGCCGGTACCGTTTCAGCGGCTGTCCGCGGCGCTCCCTCAGAATATTCTCGGCGGCGCACTCACCCTGCGAAAAGGCGTAGATCGCCGTCGGCGGGAAGGGTCTGCCCGTCTGCTCGTTGGGGATAGCGGCGTTGTCGCCGACGGCATAGACCCCAGGCTGGCCGAGCACGCGGCAGCACTCGTCGCAGACGACGCGGTCGTGCTGCAACGCGAGGGGCAGCCCGGTGATGACGGGATTCGGTCCGACCCCGACCGTCACGATCAGGGTGCGCGTGGCGATAACCTCGCCGCTGGACAAGATGGCGGCATTGGTGGTCGCCGACGCCAGCTCGGTCTTGAGCTTGAACTCGATCTTGTTGCGCTCCATGAAGCGCGCAGCGCGGCTGGCCAGCGTCTCGCTGATGGCCGGCAGAATCCGCGCCGAATGGCTGACGACCACGAGGCGAACCTCGGCTTCCTCGATGGTCGGATAGAAGCGCAGGGCGCTGCGGATCAGGTTGTTGGCCTGCGAGGCGATCTCGACGCCCGCGAAGCCGGCCCCGGCCACGACGAAGGTCAATGTCCGCCGCCGCTCTTCCGGGTCCTGTTCGACCGAGGCGCGCTCGAGCATGTCGAGCAGGTGGTTATGAATGTGGAAGACGTCGCCGATGGTCTTGGTTTGGAGGCCGTGCTCGAGGAGGCCCGGGAAGCGGCTGAGGTCGGTCACCGAGCCGAGGGCAAGAACGAGGTGATCGAAAGTGATCACCACCTCACCACCTTCGTCGCCACGGTCGAGGGTCACGGAGCGCTCGGCCAGATCGACGGCTTTGACCTCATGGCTGTACAAGGTGACGCCGGGCAAGATGGTGCGCAACGCGACCAGGATATGGCTGGGCTCGATGCGGCCGCCGACGATCTGCGGCATCAAGCCATGCCAGACCTCGACATTGTCGTGGTTGACCATGGCAATGTCGAGGTCGTCTTCCGGCCGGCTTGCCTTCAGGAGGCGCCTGGCAGCGCGCACGCCAGCGT
It contains:
- a CDS encoding FAD-dependent oxidoreductase, encoding MVILGGGHAGVRAARRLLKASRPEDDLDIAMVNHDNVEVWHGLMPQIVGGRIEPSHILVALRTILPGVTLYSHEVKAVDLAERSVTLDRGDEGGEVVITFDHLVLALGSVTDLSRFPGLLEHGLQTKTIGDVFHIHNHLLDMLERASVEQDPEERRRTLTFVVAGAGFAGVEIASQANNLIRSALRFYPTIEEAEVRLVVVSHSARILPAISETLASRAARFMERNKIEFKLKTELASATTNAAILSSGEVIATRTLIVTVGVGPNPVITGLPLALQHDRVVCDECCRVLGQPGVYAVGDNAAIPNEQTGRPFPPTAIYAFSQGECAAENILRERRGQPLKRYRPVNLGDAALLTTNYGVAQLWGVPLEGVLAAAVWRLTIMTFLHSWKRRFAFLMDWLSATLFPPDMTQLRIARSDSIIPLRFAAGDTIIREGEPGSRFYIVNEGEVEVLRRAADGGEEQVARLGPGRYFGEVALLYEVKRTGTVRATVDTTVLSMARQDFTTLVEHIPVLREAFDHSSQNAIKTAADEA
- a CDS encoding RluA family pseudouridine synthase; amino-acid sequence: MDIRVFEAPAEERLDVAIAAALEFSRTRAKELVSDGYVQLDGRPVSKPSLKLTGREIVSVLVPPPRPMHVEAEDIPLDILYQDEDMAVINKPPGLTAHPTASLRTGTVVNALLGRIELSRERQSDPLEEDYRPGIVHRLDKDTSGIMVIAKHDAAHRHLANSFKKRLTEKEYVALAGGEMPSEVLVDAPIGRHPLERRKMTVGGINPRKASTYFWVLGRAPGHGQQSLLVRAKPHTGRTHQIRVHLAHLGAAVVGDKVYGRPSAVIPRQALHAFRLTLPHPRDNTPIAFEAEPPTDMVEAWLGLGGSWPAFGGRAS